The stretch of DNA GTTATGAAACAAAAACAGTTATATATTTTTTATTCGTTTTCTTAATATTATCTAAAATAATCAAAAAAATAAGTTAAACAATATTTTTTACGATTTTTTTTTATTAAAATACTTGTTTTTGTGAAATTATTTCCTTAAAAATTCATTAACTATCTGATTCTTAGAAAATAAAAAAGCGAAATCTATGGATAGATTTCGCTAAAAAAAATTATGATTGAAATACTTCATTTAAGTTCATTCCGCCAAAACTACCTGAACTCATCATCAAAAAGACTTTGTTAGACTTGTCCATTTGATTCAAATATTCATGTAATTCTTGTGAAGATGTAAAGACTAAAATAGAATCGTCACCAAATCCTTTTTTAATATCTTCTGGAGAGATCATTTCCATACGCTTTATTTTTAAAGCTTCAGGATCATAATTTACAATTTTAATATCAGCTTTATCTAAAGCTCCTTTGTATTGAACTAAGAATTCAGGATTCAAAGAAGAATATGTATGGATTTCTAAGCAACCTATCACTTCTTTGTCTTGATACTGCGCTTTTACAGCATTTGTAACCGATGTTACTTTACTTGGTGCATGTGCAAAATCTTTATAAGCTACAAAATCTTTCGTACGATTAATCAGCTCTAAACGTTTTGAGGCTCCTTTGAACGATTGAATGGCTTCGTTGAAGTCATCGTCCATCATTCCAAGTTGTTTACAAATGGCGCGTGCACCTTCTAAATTCATTAAATTATGATCTCCAAATACTTCTAATGGAATCGGTCCATCTTCAGTTTCTAAATAGGTGATTCCGTCTTGGATGGTAGATTCAGGAATTTGATAAGGGAATTTTTTAAGCGCTCGTTCCGCTTTTTCTACGACATCAACGACTTCAGGATCGGTTTGGTTATAGATTAAAGCACCACCATTTACAATACTATCGATAAATTTAGAAAATTGTTCTTTATAGGATTCAAATGTGGGAAATACATTAATATGATCCCAAGCAATACCAGAAATTAAGGCAATATTTGGTTGGTATAATAAAAATTTTGAACGTCGATCTAAGGCCTATGATAAATATTCATCACCTTCCATAATCATAAATTCATTTTCATCAGTTAATTTGACCATTACATCAAAACCTTCAAGTTGTGCACCTACCATATAATCAACATCGATACCATGGTAATGTAAACAATGTAAGACCATGGAAGTAATGGTTGTTTTACCATGTGATCCCCCAATGACTACACGCGTTTTATCTTTCGATTGCTCGTAAAGGTATTCGGGATAAGAATAGATTTTGATGCCTAATTCTTGGGCACGTAACATTTCTGGATTATCGGCATGGGCATGCATTCCTAAAATTACCGCATCTAAATCGGAAGTAATTTTTTCAGGAAACCAACCCATTTCTTCGGGTAACAATCCTCTTTGAGCTAAGCGGGTTCTCGAAGGTTCAAAAATGGCATCATCAGATCCTGAAACCTTATATCCTTTTTCATGCAATGCGATGGCTAAATTGTGCATTGCACTTCCGCCAATCGCAATAAAATGTACTTTTTTCATTTCGTTATGGGATCGAAATTATTCGTTGTGTTTTTCTTTTTCTGCTTCGTTTAATGTTGCGACTTCTTCATCTTCATCATAATCTTCGTTTAAGTAATCATCTAAAGACTTGTCTTTGATTTCTTCTAAGATTTCTTCAATTGGACGAACTTTATTGAATTCTGGAGATTGTTCTATCGCATCCATAATTTTTTTCATGATATCGTCAGACGATTCATTTTCAAAATCAAATTGCAATGGATCTTTAAAGGTCATTGTAGCATTAATACCGCGTTTCTTAATTTTTAAACCTTTTTTATCAAAGGCGCGACGGAAACCATCAATCACAACAGGAATGACAATAGGATTGTTTTTACGAATTAAATGGGCAGTACCGCGACGACCAGGAGCAAAAGCTTTTGTTGTTCCTTGCGGAAATGTCACTACCCATCCATTTTCCAATGCTTTATCAATGTTATTAACTTCCGTTAAATCCACTTTACGATTAATATCCTGACCTTTTGCGCGCCATGTACGTTTTACAGTAACTGCTCCTGTATAAGCAAACAATTTGGTTAAAACATTATCTTTCATCGTTTCCTCCGCAGCCACATAATAAAAGTCAATCTTCGGATTTAACAAGTAAACTGGATTTTTGATGGTATCGATAAATCCATTTTTTACACTACAAAAGACATGATACATGGCGAAAACATCCGCAAAGTATGTCTGATGATTAGATACAAATAAGACATTTTGTGAAGGTAAATTCACTAATTTTTCAGTTCCAGAGACTTTTAATTTATTAAAGCCATTGTATCGGTTGTATGTAAATGAACCTAATAAAAAGATTAATGAACGTTTTAAAAAATATAAATGTCCAAATGCATCTCTATAAAAGTTCTTTTTCTTTGGTTTCTGTGCCAATTTATTCGTTTTATTGGTTTATAAATTTAAGTGATATTTAATCACATCTTTAAACTCTTCTAAGATCATTGCCGTAGCTCCCCATATGAATTCATTATCCCCGATGTTATAACCTGGAATTTCAACTTGATGACCTGAAAATTCTTTGACAAATGTTTCAGGTTCAGCGTTTAAAAATGCTTCTAAATCAAGAGGAATTACATATTCTACTTCTGACTCATCAGGTACAAATTGAGGAGTTCCGTGATGAACGCCAATAAAAGGATAAACAATGAAATTGCTTGGAGGAATAAAGATTTCTGAAAGTTGTTTAATAATTTCAATTTCCTCATCGAAAACACCCAATTCCTCTACGGTTTCTCGAATTGCCGTTTGATCCAATGAAATATCTTGTTCTTCAAATTGTCCACCTGGCAATGAAAATTGATGCGAATGTGCACCATCGTAAGAAACGCGCATGGTAATTGGAAATTCGATTTCACCATAGTCATTTTCATATAACATAATTAATACAGACGCTACACGTGGATTGGTACGTTTAATTAATTCTAAGTCATATTTTTCTCGATAGGGTGGAGATAATTTCTCATGAGAATCCCAAGCTGGTAAAGGTTCTACAGATTCGGATAAAATATATTTAAGTTCTTCTAAATTCAAAATAGGATTTTTAATCTAAATGAAATTCAAAGGTAATTATTTTATACCAAATAATAATTTGTTGATCTGTAAATCTACCCGCTTGTTATTTTAGTTTTTCGCGTTCGTAATAGAGGAATAATAACGAGGATAAAAATGATACCAAGGGCACCGCCAATGATGTAATACATGTTTCTTCCAAAGAAGGTTTTATTTACTTTTCTTTCGTTACTGTTAAGGTATTTTTTGATGTTTTCTGTTAATTGTTCTCCTTTCGATTGAAAGACCAGGATTTCGTTATCGCAATTTTTTTTGTACTCCAACATCTTTTCCTCATTTCCCATTAAACGATAAGAATCGCTTAAATTACAAATGATTTTATTATAAGTATTGGTTTTAAAATTATGATTCAGACATAATTTTTCACCTTCTAAACCATAAATTAAACCTTTATCTGCTTGATCTGTAAGGTTATGCAAGTAATTAATGTTGCTTAAAATGGCAATGCGTAAACGTAGGTCATCATTTCCGGTATAGCGTAGCGCTTTTTTAAACATTGTAATGGCATGATTGTTATCGATATTTACATAAGAAATGGCCAGATGATTATAGCGGTGTGCAAGCATAAGGCTAAAATCAATTTCACTAAAAAATCGCTGAACATTTTCGATATTTTCAATACTACGTGTAATGTTTTTCTGTTTAACATCAATAGTGTTCCCTTTCACACGCAATCCAACAAGATAATCTGCAATTGACTCGGCGTATATTGCTTCTTTATCGTCTAAATGTGGAATGATAGAACGTATTTTTTCAAGTATACGATCACACTCATTATTGATGTTATGAAGGTAAAAGAAATGATAGAACCGATTTAGTAAAAGGACATATGAAATCGAATGTTCATATACAGGATTATTAATCGTCTCATCATAAAGTTCAATCAATAACTTATAATTTTCTTGATGATTATAATATTCAGCGAGAAGTTGATTAAATGTATTGATATAATGAGGATTTTTTTCTTTTATACTTTGATTAATATTTTGATGCAATAATTGATGATCCTTTGCTAAGAAGCGTAAAGATCTGAAATTGGTTAAAATTTGGTTATAATGATGTTCAAAATTAGCTTCAAAATGAGGTTTTTCTGATGGGAATAATTCTCGTGCATTAACGATAAAGAGATTAAAAAATAAAAATGCAATAAAAATATTGACTTTATAAAATAGACGTAAAGGCCTAATATGATTTATTCTGTAATGCTTGAATTTGATCAAAATATTACATTAAAGATATGAATTAGTTTTTACATATAGAAAAGGAATTGATAAAATCAATAAATGGTTTAACGAAAAATGCTTAATAAAAGATTAAGCTTAAACCATTGGTGATGTTGCAATGAAAAAAGCCAGTACAAATGAGAATTTAAAAGATAGTTTGTGAGTCGTTATTTTATCCCTTAATTTAGCTACAAAGAAATGAATGATGTATAGAAAAAAACTATTTTTTGGAATGCTTATGGGTTCTACACTATTGATGAATTCTTGTTCTAAAACTGGAAATGCGGTTTGGGATGAATCAAATTATTTTTATAAAGTAAGTACTTTACCATACGGAACAACTGATTTTAGTAAAATCAAGACAGAAGATTTTAAACCTGCTTTAATCGAAGGGATGCGTCAACAAATTGAAGAAATCAATGCGATTGCCAACCAAAAAGATGCACCTACTTTTGAAAATACGA from Faecalibacter sp. LW9 encodes:
- a CDS encoding lysophospholipid acyltransferase family protein, translated to MAQKPKKKNFYRDAFGHLYFLKRSLIFLLGSFTYNRYNGFNKLKVSGTEKLVNLPSQNVLFVSNHQTYFADVFAMYHVFCSVKNGFIDTIKNPVYLLNPKIDFYYVAAEETMKDNVLTKLFAYTGAVTVKRTWRAKGQDINRKVDLTEVNNIDKALENGWVVTFPQGTTKAFAPGRRGTAHLIRKNNPIVIPVVIDGFRRAFDKKGLKIKKRGINATMTFKDPLQFDFENESSDDIMKKIMDAIEQSPEFNKVRPIEEILEEIKDKSLDDYLNEDYDEDEEVATLNEAEKEKHNE
- a CDS encoding CoA pyrophosphatase, yielding MNLEELKYILSESVEPLPAWDSHEKLSPPYREKYDLELIKRTNPRVASVLIMLYENDYGEIEFPITMRVSYDGAHSHQFSLPGGQFEEQDISLDQTAIRETVEELGVFDEEIEIIKQLSEIFIPPSNFIVYPFIGVHHGTPQFVPDESEVEYVIPLDLEAFLNAEPETFVKEFSGHQVEIPGYNIGDNEFIWGATAMILEEFKDVIKYHLNL